In Campylobacter sp. VBCF_01 NA2, one DNA window encodes the following:
- a CDS encoding NADH-quinone oxidoreductase subunit M, with product MEHFLSLIIFFPAVAGALGVFIDERSIKTYAVMMSLIEFALSLFLLAFYEGGTSFSTSASIISAYGISYFIGVDGISLFLVILSTLMTFLALISLSIRERVKNLIISVLFLEMTMIGVFVALDAILFYIFWELSLIPMLYIIGAWGSGRRIYAGVKFFIYTFFGSMFLLVGLIAMAYLYYKSTGEFSFNLIAWQGLNLPINAQNLLFLAFGIAFAIKTPMFPFHTWLPYAHGQAPTIGSVLLAAVLLKMGTYGFVRFSLPLFPDACVHFAPLMCVLAIIMVIYTSFIAFAQKDIKQVVAYSSIAHMGVIILGIFSLGSEGISGAIFLMISHGITSGGLFMLVGFIYDRRHTKLLSEFGGLAKIMPVYAFCFGVVLFSGIGLPLTIGFVGEFLSLLGIYKISFSYALFGGFGIVMGAIYSLNLYKKTFFGKICVEQNKSLKDLKFSEISSIVPICILCIFLGVAPNFMLSRISPSVSENIAVMAHNAQNLATKNYIEKANFKAVINAK from the coding sequence ATGGAGCATTTTTTAAGTTTAATTATATTTTTCCCAGCTGTCGCTGGGGCGCTTGGGGTTTTTATCGATGAGAGGAGCATAAAAACATACGCCGTGATGATGAGTCTGATAGAATTTGCGCTTTCGCTCTTTTTGCTAGCTTTTTATGAAGGCGGGACCTCGTTTAGCACCTCGGCTAGCATAATTAGCGCGTATGGGATAAGCTATTTTATCGGCGTAGATGGGATTAGCCTATTTTTGGTGATTTTAAGCACGCTAATGACATTTTTAGCCCTAATTAGCCTAAGCATAAGGGAGAGGGTTAAAAATTTAATCATCTCGGTTTTGTTTTTAGAAATGACGATGATTGGGGTGTTTGTCGCGCTTGATGCGATATTGTTTTATATATTTTGGGAGCTCTCTCTTATCCCAATGCTCTATATCATCGGCGCGTGGGGAAGCGGACGCAGGATTTATGCTGGGGTGAAATTTTTTATCTACACATTTTTTGGCTCTATGTTTTTGCTCGTGGGGCTAATCGCAATGGCGTATTTATACTACAAATCCACGGGCGAGTTTAGCTTTAATCTCATCGCGTGGCAGGGGCTAAATTTGCCAATAAATGCGCAAAATTTGCTATTTTTGGCTTTTGGAATTGCCTTTGCGATAAAAACGCCGATGTTTCCATTTCACACTTGGCTACCTTACGCACACGGACAGGCCCCTACAATCGGCTCTGTTTTGCTAGCGGCTGTCTTGCTAAAAATGGGAACTTACGGCTTCGTGCGATTTTCATTGCCACTTTTCCCTGATGCGTGCGTGCATTTCGCCCCTTTAATGTGCGTTTTGGCGATAATTATGGTGATTTATACCAGCTTCATCGCATTTGCGCAAAAAGACATAAAACAAGTCGTCGCTTATAGCTCTATCGCTCACATGGGCGTGATAATACTAGGCATTTTCTCGCTTGGAAGCGAGGGCATTAGCGGGGCGATATTTTTGATGATTAGCCACGGAATCACCTCTGGCGGGCTTTTTATGCTTGTGGGATTTATCTATGATAGACGCCACACAAAGCTGCTAAGCGAGTTTGGCGGACTTGCCAAAATTATGCCAGTTTATGCCTTTTGCTTTGGTGTGGTTTTATTTAGCGGGATTGGACTTCCGCTTACGATTGGATTTGTGGGCGAGTTTTTAAGTCTGCTTGGCATTTATAAAATCAGTTTTTCGTATGCGCTTTTTGGCGGATTTGGTATAGTTATGGGGGCGATTTATAGCTTAAATTTATACAAAAAAACATTTTTTGGCAAAATTTGCGTCGAACAAAACAAGAGCTTAAAAGATTTGAAATTTAGCGAAATTTCAAGCATTGTTCCGATTTGTATTTTGTGCATTTTCCTAGGTGTTGCGCCAAATTTTATGCTTAGTCGCATTTCGCCAAGTGTGAGCGAAAATATCGCTGTAATGGCGCACAACGCCCAAAATTTAGCCACCAAAAACTATATAGAAAAAGCAAATTTCAAGGCGGTGATAAATGCAAAATAG
- the nuoL gene encoding NADH-quinone oxidoreductase subunit L, which produces MLDTMFFWLLIALFAPLVSAIFAGIFIKFRDKLFVGVICSCLIVLGTIASLWLVEFVLQNGGMDIALANFISVGELNIKYGVMIDSLSTIMAITVGIVSSVVHIYSIYYMQKDPDFAKFFAYLGLFVFSMLVLVLSDNFIGLFIGWEGVGLCSWLLIGFWHDRDNNAWCANEAFIMNRVADLAMLLGIFAIYLNFGSFAYDDVLANASSADRGALALIAALLFIGAMGKSAQFPFHTWLADAMAGPTPVSALIHAATMVTAGVYLVIRANSIFALAPDVAQAITYLGAFVAIFAASMACVHNDLKKIIAYSTLSQLGYMFVAAGLGAYAIALFHLVTHAFFKSLLFLGAGNVMHAMQDRLNIQKMGALAKFMKPSLALMSIGSLALCGFYPFSGFFSKDKILETAFASGAHFIWAVLFFGAILTTFYSFRLLMLVFFGEKKYDHHPHEAKFYALLAMSVLAVLAIICGFFAAEFYGFVGYVLPSFHNEISHNTEILLIALTLGAISVVAIATIFAYKNAKFSPNLKNSKIYKILSAQYFIPQFYDIFIVGSYKIISQICAKIDSAIIDSIVDLIAKALLKMGFALQGANDGTNLSVNLRLMIFGFFALLVLVFLI; this is translated from the coding sequence ATGCTTGATACTATGTTTTTTTGGCTATTAATCGCACTTTTTGCCCCGCTAGTTTCGGCGATTTTCGCTGGGATTTTTATCAAATTTAGGGATAAATTATTCGTAGGCGTCATCTGCTCGTGCCTAATAGTGCTTGGCACAATCGCTTCGCTGTGGCTAGTGGAATTTGTCCTGCAAAACGGCGGTATGGACATTGCGCTAGCAAATTTCATAAGTGTGGGCGAACTAAATATAAAATACGGCGTAATGATTGACTCTCTTAGCACAATTATGGCGATTACCGTGGGGATCGTAAGCTCCGTGGTGCATATTTATTCGATTTATTATATGCAAAAAGACCCGGACTTCGCCAAATTTTTCGCTTACCTTGGGCTTTTTGTCTTTTCAATGCTAGTTTTAGTGCTAAGCGATAATTTTATCGGGCTTTTTATCGGCTGGGAGGGCGTGGGGCTTTGCTCGTGGCTACTAATCGGCTTTTGGCACGATAGGGATAATAACGCCTGGTGCGCGAACGAAGCCTTTATCATGAACCGCGTAGCTGACCTTGCCATGCTACTTGGAATTTTTGCGATTTATCTAAATTTCGGCTCATTTGCCTATGATGATGTCCTAGCAAATGCTAGCAGTGCCGATAGGGGCGCACTTGCGCTCATTGCGGCCTTGCTTTTTATCGGGGCTATGGGCAAAAGCGCGCAGTTTCCATTTCACACATGGCTAGCTGATGCTATGGCAGGACCGACGCCAGTTTCTGCACTAATTCATGCTGCGACTATGGTTACGGCTGGCGTTTATTTGGTGATTAGGGCGAATTCTATCTTTGCGCTCGCCCCTGATGTGGCGCAAGCTATCACCTATCTTGGGGCGTTTGTAGCGATTTTTGCCGCGTCAATGGCGTGCGTGCATAATGATCTTAAAAAAATCATAGCCTACTCTACGCTATCCCAACTTGGCTATATGTTCGTAGCAGCAGGGCTTGGGGCATATGCTATCGCGCTTTTTCACCTTGTAACTCACGCGTTTTTTAAATCGCTTCTTTTCCTTGGGGCTGGAAATGTAATGCACGCTATGCAAGATAGGCTAAATATCCAAAAAATGGGCGCACTAGCTAAATTTATGAAGCCTAGCCTTGCGCTTATGAGTATCGGTTCGCTAGCACTTTGCGGGTTTTATCCATTTTCTGGATTTTTTTCAAAAGATAAAATTTTAGAAACCGCCTTTGCCAGTGGGGCGCACTTTATCTGGGCGGTTTTGTTTTTTGGCGCGATTTTGACTACATTTTATAGTTTTAGGCTTTTAATGCTTGTCTTTTTTGGCGAGAAAAAATACGACCACCACCCGCACGAGGCGAAGTTTTATGCCCTGCTTGCAATGAGCGTTTTGGCGGTTTTAGCCATAATTTGTGGCTTTTTCGCGGCTGAGTTTTACGGCTTTGTGGGCTATGTCTTGCCAAGCTTTCATAATGAAATTTCGCACAACACCGAAATTTTGCTAATCGCCTTAACGCTAGGTGCTATTAGCGTTGTGGCAATCGCTACAATTTTTGCGTATAAAAACGCAAAATTTAGCCCAAATTTGAAAAATTCTAAAATTTACAAAATTTTAAGCGCGCAGTATTTCATACCGCAATTTTACGACATTTTCATAGTGGGAAGCTATAAAATCATAAGCCAAATTTGCGCCAAAATAGATAGCGCGATCATTGATAGCATTGTAGATCTAATCGCCAAAGCGCTACTAAAAATGGGCTTTGCGCTCCAAGGCGCAAACGACGGGACAAATTTGAGCGTAAATTTGAGATTGATGATTTTTGGCTTTTTTGCGCTTTTGGTTTTAGTATTTTTGATTTAA
- the nuoK gene encoding NADH-quinone oxidoreductase subunit NuoK translates to MSLNHYLIVASLMFVLGLVGVMKRQNLIMLFFSTEILLNSANLALVAIAKFHQNLNGEIFALFIIAIAASEIAVGLALLILWYKKTGSIEIDSFVNFKIPRGEKNA, encoded by the coding sequence ATGAGCCTAAATCACTATTTAATCGTGGCAAGTCTTATGTTTGTTTTGGGGCTTGTAGGGGTTATGAAAAGACAAAATTTAATAATGCTATTTTTCTCAACCGAAATTTTGCTAAATTCTGCAAATTTAGCCCTTGTGGCAATCGCTAAATTTCACCAAAATTTAAATGGCGAAATTTTTGCCCTTTTTATCATCGCAATCGCTGCTAGCGAGATTGCCGTGGGGTTAGCGCTTTTGATTTTGTGGTATAAAAAAACAGGCAGTATCGAAATAGATAGTTTTGTAAATTTTAAAATTCCACGCGGAGAAAAAAATGCTTGA
- a CDS encoding NADH-quinone oxidoreductase subunit J yields MIEAFAFYFFAILTLGLFSVSVFSRNLLYAMSALAGGMIFLSGFFFLLGAEFLGVVQIIVYTGAVMVLYGFSLMFFDASKNVKESAKHAKIFYTLAVFIALLLVLIISGALIANDAPSLKIPNSDNIQAIGTLLFTKYLLIFEVVAIMLLVAMICAIVLTHKQMDICQSYEESAIKEEA; encoded by the coding sequence ATGATAGAGGCTTTTGCGTTTTATTTTTTCGCAATCCTTACCTTGGGGCTTTTTAGTGTGAGCGTGTTTTCACGAAATTTGCTTTATGCTATGAGCGCGCTAGCTGGTGGTATGATATTTTTGAGCGGATTTTTCTTTTTGCTCGGAGCTGAATTTTTAGGCGTAGTGCAAATCATAGTCTATACGGGCGCAGTAATGGTGCTGTATGGATTTTCGCTTATGTTTTTTGACGCTAGCAAAAATGTTAAAGAGAGCGCAAAACATGCCAAAATTTTCTACACCTTAGCCGTTTTTATCGCACTTTTGCTAGTGCTAATCATCTCAGGTGCGCTCATCGCAAATGACGCGCCAAGCCTTAAAATCCCAAATAGCGACAATATCCAAGCTATCGGAACTCTGCTTTTTACGAAATATTTGCTGATTTTCGAGGTGGTCGCCATAATGCTACTTGTGGCGATGATTTGCGCTATCGTGCTAACTCACAAACAAATGGATATTTGCCAAAGCTACGAAGAGAGCGCGATAAAGGAGGAAGCATGA
- the nuoI gene encoding NADH-quinone oxidoreductase subunit NuoI gives MGIYKEIDKRKPLLNNKDKFREFLIRTFRGELFVGLWVVLRQMLARGNTHTLIYPQEKFDLGLRYRGVHKLMRLLESGNERCIGCGLCEKICVSNCIAMQTSLGSDGRKKVENYSINLGRCVYCGLCADVCPEIAIVHGSEYELASEQRAYYGFKEDFLSRGEDLCLVDANKEFEGYGSLDANAGARVKRTPTAYFSDEKESL, from the coding sequence ATGGGAATTTACAAAGAAATCGACAAACGAAAACCACTTTTAAATAACAAAGATAAATTTAGAGAATTTTTAATTCGCACATTTAGGGGCGAGCTTTTTGTGGGGCTTTGGGTCGTGCTTCGCCAAATGCTTGCCCGTGGCAATACACACACTCTAATCTATCCGCAAGAAAAATTTGATTTAGGATTAAGGTATCGTGGCGTGCATAAGCTAATGAGATTGCTAGAAAGCGGAAATGAGCGCTGCATAGGCTGTGGGCTATGCGAAAAAATCTGCGTCTCAAACTGCATTGCCATGCAAACTAGCCTTGGAAGCGACGGACGCAAAAAGGTCGAAAACTACTCCATAAATTTAGGCAGGTGCGTGTATTGCGGGCTGTGTGCTGATGTCTGCCCAGAAATCGCAATCGTGCATGGTAGCGAATACGAGCTAGCAAGCGAACAGCGAGCATATTATGGATTTAAAGAGGATTTTTTAAGCAGGGGCGAGGATTTGTGCTTGGTAGATGCAAATAAAGAATTTGAGGGCTATGGAAGCTTGGATGCGAACGCAGGAGCGCGCGTGAAGCGCACGCCTACTGCGTATTTTAGCGATGAAAAGGAGAGCTTATGA
- the nuoH gene encoding NADH-quinone oxidoreductase subunit NuoH produces MSEFALNLAFTFAKCLIIIALIATMAGFATYIERKVIAYMQRRLGPAIVGPAGVLQVVADMIKLITKEDTIPTHANKFLYKISPIISAAAALVAISVVPLLPEFSLFGHTIRPIIADINVALLFLLGASAAGVYGLVIGGLASYNKYGLIGSFRAFLQLISFEVINALSLIPIIMIVGSLSLIDIVNTQSGGIEKWFVWKEPVCFALFLIASFVECNRTPLCLTENETELLAGASTAYSGLRGGMFFIGEYANMITYSIVISLIFFGGYNSFWFIPGWVMIALKAGFFFFLFLWSRAAFPHLRPDQLMALCWKVCMPLALLSILITGIVIL; encoded by the coding sequence ATGAGTGAGTTTGCCCTAAATTTGGCATTTACCTTTGCCAAATGTCTAATCATCATCGCTCTAATCGCCACAATGGCGGGCTTTGCGACATATATCGAGCGCAAGGTCATCGCCTATATGCAGCGCCGCCTCGGTCCTGCTATCGTGGGGCCTGCTGGCGTGCTTCAAGTCGTAGCCGATATGATTAAACTAATCACCAAAGAAGATACAATCCCAACGCATGCGAATAAGTTTCTTTATAAAATTTCGCCGATTATCTCAGCTGCCGCTGCGCTTGTGGCTATTAGTGTGGTGCCACTTTTGCCCGAATTTAGCCTTTTTGGGCACACTATTCGCCCGATTATCGCTGATATAAATGTCGCGCTTTTGTTTTTGCTTGGAGCTAGTGCTGCTGGCGTTTATGGGCTAGTAATCGGAGGTTTGGCAAGCTATAATAAATACGGCCTAATCGGCTCATTTCGCGCATTTTTACAGCTAATTAGCTTTGAGGTTATTAATGCTTTAAGCCTAATTCCTATTATTATGATTGTGGGCTCGCTCTCGCTAATTGATATCGTAAATACCCAAAGTGGCGGGATTGAGAAGTGGTTCGTGTGGAAAGAGCCAGTATGCTTTGCGCTATTTTTAATCGCTTCGTTTGTGGAGTGTAACCGCACGCCACTTTGTCTTACCGAGAACGAAACCGAGCTTTTAGCAGGGGCTAGCACGGCGTATTCTGGGCTAAGGGGCGGTATGTTTTTCATCGGCGAATACGCCAATATGATAACCTACTCTATCGTAATCTCGCTCATATTTTTTGGCGGATACAATAGCTTTTGGTTTATTCCTGGCTGGGTGATGATAGCCCTTAAAGCGGGCTTTTTCTTCTTTTTGTTTTTATGGAGCAGAGCGGCATTTCCGCACCTGCGCCCAGACCAGCTAATGGCGCTTTGTTGGAAGGTTTGCATGCCACTAGCGCTACTTAGCATTTTAATCACTGGCATTGTGATTTTATAG
- a CDS encoding NADH-quinone oxidoreductase subunit G has product MAKITIDGQICEFSEGQSILEIARENGIYIPTLCYLHGASPTLACRLCMVEADEKVVYSCNAKAKDGMSVITNSPNLSKERNAIMQVYCINHPLECGVCDKSGECELQNLTQQMRVSTQSFAVIDSAKKIEDWGFLSYDPSLCIVCERCIKTAKDRLGFDAFKLIARQSEPLSPNLKDSMPKDAYAVLNKMQKSLIARVSDDDDCVNYGECAAACPTGALSVSAFKYSSNAWELRKIPASNPHTSDCELLFYEVKRKSISGGNEKIYRVSSDINFAPIHAGARFGWDFSNENAVKNEAKFNEIVEKIKTGVIKNIKFNSFITNEEARILELLRERFDLNLINFEAKRYQDFLRNFSEYSGMKLYSGSEQAVRNSDFIVCAGSFLRSDAPNLAYALNNALKVRKSRALYFHAVRDSGLDAFGKNLISCQHKAGLEAQILLWILQNFGAQMPEWLDKKLGANFEISGENKVSNFAKNLNLDENALREICQNAQNPALIIGEDFIKHPRADTLAKLLGTVERYTNFSVLIIPPRTNSLGVALICNLSEKGAGEILGYNEDGDFKFGVSEADLHAPSLVQQEGTFTNYDKRVVPTNAALAYGGYELNDIANALGINATFAISYTPNLGEYFEKIKFDDLENFYDNCGENHRGYTLQNRQISPNADKFDIFVSDEICAKNGEILIYEANPLHQFNAFTGISAALGESGAIFMHPSIAKELNLALNDMVKIECEGEKIVIKVKFDDKFHGIYLPYFDAKITTQNIFVNSRYKAVKIEKIGGNNE; this is encoded by the coding sequence ATGGCAAAAATTACAATTGACGGGCAAATTTGCGAATTTAGCGAAGGGCAGAGCATTTTAGAAATCGCGCGCGAAAACGGGATTTATATCCCGACTCTATGCTACCTGCACGGCGCATCGCCCACGCTAGCGTGCAGACTATGTATGGTCGAAGCCGATGAAAAGGTAGTATATAGCTGTAACGCCAAGGCAAAAGATGGCATGAGCGTGATCACAAACTCGCCAAATTTAAGCAAAGAGCGCAACGCCATAATGCAGGTTTATTGTATAAATCACCCATTGGAGTGTGGTGTATGTGATAAAAGTGGCGAGTGCGAATTGCAAAACCTAACCCAGCAAATGCGCGTTAGCACTCAATCCTTCGCCGTGATTGATAGCGCGAAAAAAATCGAGGATTGGGGATTTTTAAGCTACGATCCTAGCCTTTGCATTGTGTGCGAACGCTGTATAAAAACAGCCAAAGATCGCCTAGGATTTGACGCCTTTAAACTAATAGCGCGCCAGAGCGAGCCACTAAGTCCAAATTTAAAAGATAGCATGCCAAAAGACGCCTACGCCGTGCTAAATAAAATGCAAAAAAGCCTAATCGCGCGCGTTAGCGATGATGATGATTGCGTAAATTACGGCGAGTGCGCGGCCGCATGCCCTACTGGCGCGCTAAGCGTGAGTGCCTTTAAATACAGCTCAAATGCTTGGGAGCTTCGCAAAATACCAGCCTCCAACCCGCACACGAGCGATTGCGAACTGCTTTTTTACGAGGTAAAACGCAAATCCATAAGCGGCGGGAACGAGAAAATTTACCGCGTAAGTAGCGATATAAATTTTGCCCCTATTCACGCTGGGGCGCGCTTTGGCTGGGATTTTTCGAACGAAAACGCGGTTAAAAATGAAGCCAAATTTAACGAAATTGTAGAAAAAATAAAAACTGGCGTTATCAAAAATATCAAATTTAACAGCTTCATTACAAACGAGGAAGCGCGAATTTTAGAGCTTTTGCGCGAAAGATTTGACTTAAATTTGATAAATTTTGAAGCCAAAAGATATCAAGATTTTTTGCGAAATTTTAGCGAATATAGCGGTATGAAATTATACAGCGGGAGCGAACAAGCCGTGCGAAATAGCGATTTTATCGTGTGTGCGGGCAGTTTTTTGCGCTCGGACGCGCCAAATTTGGCTTACGCGCTAAATAACGCCCTAAAAGTGCGAAAATCGCGCGCTCTGTATTTTCACGCCGTGCGTGATAGCGGGCTAGACGCATTTGGCAAAAATCTCATTTCATGCCAGCACAAGGCGGGTTTGGAAGCGCAAATTTTGCTATGGATTTTGCAAAATTTTGGCGCGCAAATGCCAGAGTGGCTGGATAAAAAGCTGGGCGCAAATTTTGAAATTTCAGGCGAAAATAAAGTTTCAAATTTTGCAAAAAACCTAAATTTAGACGAAAACGCCCTCCGCGAAATTTGCCAAAACGCCCAAAATCCCGCCCTAATCATCGGCGAGGATTTTATCAAGCACCCGCGCGCTGACACCCTTGCGAAACTGCTTGGCACGGTTGAGCGATACACGAATTTTAGCGTCTTAATCATACCGCCTCGCACAAATAGCCTTGGCGTGGCGCTAATCTGCAACCTTAGCGAGAAGGGAGCTGGCGAGATTTTAGGATACAACGAGGACGGCGATTTTAAATTTGGCGTGAGTGAAGCGGATTTACACGCGCCTAGCCTAGTGCAGCAAGAGGGCACCTTCACTAACTACGACAAGCGCGTAGTGCCGACAAATGCGGCCTTGGCATACGGCGGATACGAGCTAAACGATATCGCAAACGCCCTTGGCATTAATGCCACTTTTGCGATTTCATACACGCCAAATTTGGGCGAGTATTTTGAAAAAATCAAATTTGATGATTTAGAGAATTTTTACGACAACTGCGGGGAAAATCACCGCGGATACACTCTGCAAAACCGCCAAATTTCGCCAAATGCTGATAAATTTGACATTTTTGTTTCAGATGAGATTTGCGCTAAAAACGGCGAAATTTTAATATATGAAGCAAACCCGCTTCACCAGTTTAATGCCTTTACCGGCATTAGCGCAGCTCTTGGCGAAAGTGGCGCGATATTTATGCACCCAAGCATTGCAAAAGAGCTAAATTTAGCCCTAAACGATATGGTAAAAATCGAGTGCGAGGGCGAAAAAATCGTAATTAAAGTCAAATTTGACGATAAATTTCACGGAATTTATCTGCCGTATTTCGACGCAAAAATCACTACGCAAAATATTTTTGTAAATTCGCGCTACAAAGCCGTAAAAATCGAAAAAATCGGAGGCAATAATGAGTGA
- a CDS encoding NADH-ubiquinone oxidoreductase subunit E family protein — translation MKRYDLRHLRGNFLNRMGEILKNSAPNETMIFIFEMGEFDQIKASANLVEGLNSTLLNSLRYNQADWMIVARKGKK, via the coding sequence ATGAAGCGATATGATTTGCGCCATTTACGGGGAAATTTCCTAAACCGCATGGGGGAAATTTTGAAAAACTCTGCCCCAAACGAGACTATGATTTTTATCTTTGAAATGGGCGAATTCGACCAAATCAAAGCCAGTGCAAACCTCGTGGAAGGGCTAAATTCGACACTTTTAAACTCACTTAGATACAACCAAGCCGACTGGATGATAGTCGCTAGAAAAGGAAAAAAATGA
- the nuoD gene encoding NADH dehydrogenase (quinone) subunit D: MQKPTKLRPFFENAEFTRVGGNMILNFGPQHPSAHGQLKLVLELDGELIVRARPEVGFMHRGVEKMAENMIYSEFVPVTDRMDYIAASANNYGFCATVEKLCGIEVPRRAQIIRTILLELNRISSHLLFLGTHALDIGAMSVFLYCFRSREHVLDLIEKYCGARLTHNSIKIGGVFVDLPELWCEEMLSFCDDFPNDIKEFEDLLDNNRIWLLRTQDVGVISKEDALNLGCSGVMLRASGHKWDIRKEEPYLIYDELDFDVPYANAGDCYARYKCYIAEMKESLKILRQCAGLYKSSPAGILADNPEFVSPSKEQIMTQNYSLMQHFVLITQGLKPPAGEIYHATETPKGELGYYIYSTGDSRPYRLKVRTPSFWHCALYEEILPGHYLADAAAIIGSSNILLGEVDR, encoded by the coding sequence ATGCAAAAACCGACCAAACTTAGACCATTTTTCGAAAATGCCGAATTTACGCGCGTCGGAGGCAATATGATACTAAATTTCGGCCCCCAACACCCTAGCGCGCATGGTCAGCTAAAATTAGTCTTAGAACTCGACGGCGAGCTAATCGTGCGCGCACGCCCAGAGGTTGGCTTCATGCACCGAGGCGTGGAAAAAATGGCAGAAAATATGATTTATAGCGAATTTGTGCCAGTAACTGATCGCATGGATTATATCGCAGCAAGCGCGAATAACTATGGATTTTGCGCTACTGTGGAGAAGCTATGCGGTATCGAGGTGCCACGCAGAGCGCAGATTATTCGCACGATTTTATTAGAGCTAAATCGCATTAGCTCTCACCTGCTTTTTTTGGGCACGCACGCCCTAGATATCGGGGCTATGAGCGTGTTTTTATACTGCTTTCGCTCGCGCGAGCATGTATTGGATTTGATAGAAAAATACTGCGGCGCGAGGCTAACGCACAATAGCATAAAAATCGGTGGCGTTTTTGTGGATTTGCCTGAGCTTTGGTGCGAGGAAATGCTTAGCTTTTGCGATGATTTCCCAAATGATATTAAAGAATTTGAAGATTTGCTAGATAATAATAGAATTTGGCTTTTGCGCACCCAAGATGTCGGTGTAATCTCCAAAGAAGACGCCCTAAATTTGGGCTGTTCTGGCGTCATGCTAAGGGCAAGCGGGCATAAATGGGATATCAGAAAAGAGGAGCCTTATCTCATCTACGACGAGCTAGACTTCGATGTGCCTTACGCGAACGCTGGGGATTGCTACGCTAGATATAAATGCTATATCGCCGAAATGAAGGAAAGTCTTAAAATTTTGCGCCAGTGTGCAGGGCTGTATAAAAGCTCGCCAGCTGGAATTTTAGCCGATAATCCGGAATTTGTAAGCCCTAGCAAAGAGCAGATTATGACGCAAAACTACTCGCTAATGCAACATTTCGTTTTGATTACGCAAGGGCTAAAACCCCCTGCTGGCGAGATTTATCACGCTACCGAGACCCCAAAGGGCGAGCTTGGATACTACATTTACTCCACAGGGGATTCGCGCCCGTATCGACTCAAAGTGCGCACGCCTAGCTTTTGGCACTGCGCGCTGTATGAGGAGATACTGCCAGGCCACTACCTAGCCGACGCAGCTGCGATAATCGGTAGTTCAAACATACTTCTTGGCGAGGTGGATCGATGA
- a CDS encoding NADH-quinone oxidoreductase subunit C, whose protein sequence is MRKYTPKGDKSAKNYYNDRFFVPKKSEKFDPKNSKFSDDFENLSNLAKFEILNAYVEFDTLVIYTKKDEILPVLQACKELGYEILCELSGVDFIAKSGGIEVFYQLLDIHRARRMRVKCFVKTGEYLPSATGIFKSANWAERELYDMMGVWIANHPNLGRILMPNDWFGHPLLKSYPLQGDEFAKWYEVDKIFGRENRELIGEENRDSAMVDDKDTFNFSRINHETPYGEARPSKASAQEYQESGGVRFIKKAKRGAHKIITERK, encoded by the coding sequence ATGAGAAAATACACACCAAAGGGCGATAAAAGCGCGAAAAACTACTACAACGATAGATTTTTCGTCCCCAAAAAAAGTGAAAAATTTGACCCGAAAAATTCCAAATTTAGCGATGATTTTGAAAATTTATCAAATTTAGCCAAATTTGAAATTTTAAACGCTTATGTCGAATTTGACACCCTTGTAATTTATACGAAAAAAGATGAAATTTTGCCTGTGCTTCAAGCATGCAAAGAGCTAGGATATGAAATTTTATGCGAGCTAAGCGGGGTTGATTTCATAGCTAAAAGTGGCGGAATCGAGGTCTTTTATCAGCTACTTGACATACACAGAGCGCGCCGTATGAGAGTCAAATGCTTCGTAAAAACCGGCGAGTATCTGCCAAGCGCGACAGGTATTTTTAAAAGCGCGAACTGGGCGGAGCGTGAATTATACGATATGATGGGGGTATGGATTGCAAATCACCCAAATTTGGGGCGAATTTTAATGCCAAATGACTGGTTTGGCCACCCACTTTTGAAATCATATCCGCTCCAAGGCGACGAATTTGCCAAATGGTATGAGGTGGATAAAATTTTCGGGCGCGAAAATAGAGAATTAATCGGCGAGGAAAACCGCGATTCGGCTATGGTTGATGACAAAGATACATTTAATTTCTCGCGCATAAATCACGAGACCCCTTACGGCGAGGCTAGACCGAGCAAAGCTAGCGCACAAGAATACCAAGAATCTGGCGGAGTGCGCTTCATCAAAAAGGCCAAACGCGGCGCACACAAAATCATAACAGAGAGAAAATAA